The Paenibacillus sp. FSL W8-0426 region TGTTGTGTAGTTCGACGCAAAGGCCGCGCAATCCTTCTAGTTCGTAGTTGACAGATGGAGGAGTCAGGAATAATATCATAACAAACAACATGAAACCACACAAAACAACAATGTGGATTTCAGGCATGGGCAGGAGGCGCAGGATGAAACAGCCATTGGCATTTGGGAAAAATGGAAGCTTTACGATCGTGCAGTTTACGGACTTGCACTGGAAAGACGGTCGGCCCGAAGACGAACGCACGCGCCGGATGATGGAAACGATCGTGGAGGCCGAACGGCCCGATCTCGTCGTGTTTACGGGAGACGTGATCTATACCGGCCCGGTCGATCCGGGCAATCAACCATGCGAGCATCCGGAGCAGGCATTCCGGGATGCGGTGTCCGCGATTGAGGAACGGGGCATCCCCTGGGCGTTTGTATACGGGAATCATGACGCGGAGAATCGGATCACCCAGCAGGGGCTGATGGACGTCATTCAGGAACATGACCACAGCGTCACCGAACCCGGGCCGACGTCCATTGCCGGATTGGGCAATTATGCGTTATCCATCGCCGGTACGGACGGCAAGGCGGCAGCGCAGCTGTATTTTCTGGATTCGGGCGCCTATTCGCAGATCGAATCCATCCCCGGTTACGGCTGGGTTCAGCCGAATCAGCTCCAGTGGCTGATGGATGAATCCACACGCGCCAATCCCGGCCGCGCACGCGGGGAGAAGCTGCCAGCCTTGGCGTTTTTCCATATCCCGATTCCGGAATATCAGTACATGTGGGATACGCAGACCTGTTACGGCGTGAAGCATGAACCGGTGTGCTCCGCTCAAGTGAATTCGGGCCTGTTTGCGGCTATGCTGGAAATGGGGGACGTGATGGGCACCTTTTGCGGGCATGACCATGTGAATGATTTTCACGGGACGTACCACGGCATTCGCCTCTGTTACGGGCGTTCCAGCGGACACAGCACGTACGGACGTGACGGCATGCTGCGCGGGGCGCGGGTCATCAGGCTGCAGGAAGGGCAGCGCTCGTTTGATACATGGCTTCGTCTGGAAGACGGTTCGACGGTTGCAGAGCAGCCCGAACATGCTCCGGAAACGGCCGCAGGGCAGCAGCAAGCGTAAGAGAGGACGAAGACAACGATGATTTTGCCGATTACGCTGGTGTTGGCATCCGGCATGGCTCATGCGATATGGAGCATGTTTACGAAACGGAGCTTGAACAAAAGCGTTTTTCTTTGGTCGATAATGATGATTCCGACGGTGATTTTGCTTCCCACATTAGTCATGGAGCTTGCGGAACAAACACTGTCCACCGTGGCATACGGATTGTTGGTGGTATCTATGGCGCTGCAGGCGCTGTATTCGTGGCTGTTGTCCAAGACGTACGTTCTGGGCGACCTGTCACAAATTTATCCGATTATGCGGGGGACGAGCACGCTGCTGGTCCCGCTGATCGGCGTCGTTTTTTTGAGGGAAGCGCTGTCCCCGGCGGGATGGATCGGCATTGCCTGCATGCTTGGCGGTTTTGTTGCGTTGAGCGGCATCGGCGGCAGGTCAGTGGCGGGCCATTCCGGAGTACAGGGGTTGAAACCGGTGCTGATGGCGCTTTGCGTCGGGCTGTGTACCACCAGCTACGTGTTTGTGGACAAGTTGAATCTGGAACACCTTTCGCCGTTGTCCCTGCTTGAAGTAACCAACATCGGTTTCGTGGCGGGACTTACGCCGGCCATGCTTGCTTCAAAACAATTGCGGCAGGAATGGAAGGCCAATCGGTCGACCATCCTGCTTGGTGCGCTGCTGAACCCCGGGTCGTACCTGCTGTTCCTGTTTGCGCTGGAGCAGGCGCCGATGGCTCGTCTTGGCCCGCTGCGTGAGGTAGGGACGGTGTTTGCCGCCTTTCTCGGTATTTTGCTGCTGAAGGAGCAGCAGGGCAGGAAACGCATCCTTTGCTCGATCGTCATATTCGGCGGCATCTTGTTGATCGGCATGTGGGGATGAGGGCCATGTCTGATTTTTGAAGCACCGGGGTTCGGGAATATCATGTATACTCTTGGGGACAACGTATTTTTCAAGAGGGGGAGTCATGGTTGAGCGAGTTTAGCTTGGAGCAGATTCATTTGCGTGATCCTTACATATTGACGGTACCGTCCCGAAAGAAATACTACCTGTACGGTTCGATCGGAAAAAACGTATGGAACGGTCCGGCCATCGGTTTTGATGTTTACGAGAGCGAGGATCTTGTCCATTGGCAGGGACCGATTCCGTGTTTTCGTCCGGCACCGGACTTTTGGTCCGATCATCACTATTGGGCACCCGAAGTCCATGAATGGGATGGACGGTATTACATGTTCGCCAGCTTCAAGGCCGAGGGCATACCGCGGGTAACCGGGGTGCTGGTTGCGGATCAGCCGGAAGGCCCGTTTGAAATATGGGCGGAAACGCTGACCCCGCCGGAATGGGAGTGCCTGGACGGCACGCTGCATGTGGATGGACAGGGCGACCCGTGGATGATCTTTTGCCGGGAGTGGGTTCAGGTTGAAGACGGGGAGATGTATGCGGTCCGTCTGAAGCCAGACCTGTCGGCAGCGATCGGTGAACCGGTTCTGTTGTTCCGGGCTTCCGAAGCCCCATGGTCGGTGGGCAGTGGGGACGAAGGCCGCCGTCATGTGACGGACGGACCTTTTTTGTACCGGATGCAAAACGACGAGCTTGTCATGATGTGGTCCACCATGGGGGAGGCCGGATATACGATGGGCATTGCGCGTTCATTATCGGGGCGGCCCGAGGGGCCGTGGAAGCAGGACGAGACGCCGCTGTTTGCCAAAGATGGCGGACATGGCATGTTGTTTCGCACGCTGGACGGCAAACTCTGCCTGACCATTCATACGCCCAACGAACATCCGAAGGAACGCCCGGCCATATTCCGCATTGCGGAGCAAAACGGGAAATTCAGCCTCATAGACAAGTTGGGTTGAGCCGGGTTCGATAAATTCAGCGAAGTGACAAGGTCGAATAGAAACCAATAAGCATCGTATGCGGGAAAACCCCTTTGGTTGCCCAGGCTGCAAACGTCTGTACGGATGGATGTGAGCGGGGCTGCGGAAGGGGTATTTGCGTTTCTTAAAGGGGTCTTTGGCTTGGTTAGTTATTCCGGGAACCGGGGTTTGTTTTATTTGGGTCAGCCGGACGTGATATAGTGGTAAGGTGATGATTTGGAGATTACATGGGATCTGTGGGGGGAGGGCTTGGCTTAGGCGATGATACGGTTGGAGGATCGGCTGAAAGAGGACATCTCCGAATACGCGCAGCTTCTGCAGGATCTGCGGCGGGTACGGGCGCTTGGCTTGCCTCAATGCTACATTGGCGCGGGATATATTCGCAATTATATATGGGATCGTTTGCATGGTTATAAGCATCGCGACTCGCATACCGATATCGACGTAGTTTATTATGATCCGGAGGATGTGCGGGAAGAACGGGACGTGCAGATCGAGAACGTTCTTCGTCGTGAAACGGGGAATCCGCTCTGGTCGGTGAAAAATCAGGCCCGGATGCATCTGCGCAACGGTACGGAGCCGTATCAATCGACGTCGGATGCCCTTCGGCATTGGCCCGAGGTGGTAACGGCGGTAGGCGCTCGCCTGAATGAGCAGGACCAACTCGACATTTGCGCGCCGCACGGACTGGAAGACTTGTACGGTTTGATTGTGCGTCGAAGTCCCTTTTTTGCGGACCGGAGCGCATATTTGCGGCGTGTGGAAGGCAAAAATTGGCATCTACAGTGGCCGAAACTGACGATTATTCGGGATTAGCCTTGGGCAAATTCATCGAGTATTTCGTTCGTGGAGCTGTGGGTGGGAGTGGATGCCGATTGATAGAGAACTGGATGGGATGTTCACGTGTTAACGAACCTGAGGCGTTTTATTCGGCGGCATTGATGTGGTTTCGAGCGCTAACGAACCGTAGAGACGCTATTTGGCTGGATTGACATTAAAAAGACTCGTTCGGTCTACTTTAGCGTGCCTGAGATTCGTTAGCCTTCAACATGGGCGAAATCTTGCCGAATAAGGTGCGTGAGTTTCGTTAGAGTCTCTCCAGCGCCTGCTTTCCGTTACATGATGGGAAGGATACGTGGTAACTCGCGATTCGTGCAATCCGTCTATCCATCGCGATTGGAATTTGGTTCCTTGTTTGGCCGCAACGAAACTTCATACGATTTGTTTATAGGGTATACGGGAGCTTGAGTCAGAGTTCTGGCGTAAAGCTCAAGGAAGGAGGACAGGCCGGAGTTCATGAAACAATTCATGCGCAGCAAAGGGTGGATATTGGATATCGTTTTAGTGGTTAGTTTTATGCTCTTTTTATCGTTCTGGGGAGCACGGTTTCCCGTCATGTTTTTCGGCATGCTCAGCGCGGCGTTCATCGTTCTGCGCCGTATTGATTATAAGAGACACGTGGTGTTCAAAAGAATTCTGCTGATCGGCTTCGGCATCGCTGCCGTTTCGTTCGTCATCATAGAGGCCCTCGTATTTACCCAGCTGCACTCGGATGATCCCGAAGAGGCCGATTATGTCATCATTCTCGGATCAGGCATCAAAGGCACAGAGCTCTCGCTGACCTTGAAGCAGCGACTGGATGCCAGCCTGGACTACATACGCGCTCACCCGGATATTCCCGTCATTGTATCGGGCGGTCAAGGACCGGGGGAATCCATCACCGAGGCGCTCGCCATGAGAACATACCTTGTTGAGGAACAGGGCATCGATCCGGGACAGGTGCTGATGGAAGACAAGTCGACCAGCACGCAGGAGAATCTCGCCTTTTCCAAAAAGATCATTGAAGATGCAGGGAACGAACATCCTGAAATCATGCTGGTAACGAGCGACTACCACATGTTCAGGGCCAAATACCTGGCTTCCAAAAACGGATATGCATCAGCATACGGCATTTCGGCGCCTTCGCCGATGCATCTGAAGCCGGTCAACATGATCCGCGAGTATTTCGCGGCGATCAAGGCCTTTCTCTAGATGCGGGAAAACAGGCAAACGCCGGCTCGTTGTTCCCGATCGGGTATGGCGGCCCTTGTTGTTTGGACCGATAAAGGTTTGGCGGATACGCATGAGGTTGGGGAGAGCCCCAGCGTGGCAATCCGCGAACATCTGCGGAAGGAGTGATTTATTTCAGATGAAGACACATCTATTGCTTTTCGAAGGTTATGTTTCCTTTGAAATCATGCTGGCAAGTTATTTTATGAAAACGCAAGGGGAAATCGTAACGGTGGCGCCGGATCGGGGACCGCTTCGATCTTACGAGGGATTGTCCGTCAACCCGGACCACCTTTTCACAGAGCTGAACCCGGCTGAAGTCGAATTGCTTATCATTCCTGGCGGTGATGTCACATCGCTGCTTGACAGGCAGCCGCTGTTTGAATGGCTGCGGGCGCTCGATCGGAATGGATCGGCGCTGGCCGCCATTTGTGCAGGCACATTGCTGCTGGGCAAGGCCGGCTTATTAGCGGGACGCTCCTTCACAACCAATGCAGAGACGGAAATGAGGACCATCACTTCGGAAGGGCATTACATGGATGCAAACGTGGTCGTTGACGGGCGTCTCGTTACGGCCAAAGCGCAAGGATACGTTGATTTCGGCATTGAGCTCGGCAAGGTCATGGAGATCTATTCGGGTCCGGAAGATTTAGCGGAGACGGTCGAAGTATTCAAGTATTTTGGCGACTCAAAATGATCAAAATGAAACGAAAGGACGTTCTTGTCGGCATCTTGCCGAGGGGGCGTCCTTTTTGAGTTAGCCCGCTTCTCTTGGTGAGAAGCTTACCGAGTATATGATTTTTCAATAACGTTATAGATTGTTTCGATTAAA contains the following coding sequences:
- a CDS encoding DMT family transporter, yielding MILPITLVLASGMAHAIWSMFTKRSLNKSVFLWSIMMIPTVILLPTLVMELAEQTLSTVAYGLLVVSMALQALYSWLLSKTYVLGDLSQIYPIMRGTSTLLVPLIGVVFLREALSPAGWIGIACMLGGFVALSGIGGRSVAGHSGVQGLKPVLMALCVGLCTTSYVFVDKLNLEHLSPLSLLEVTNIGFVAGLTPAMLASKQLRQEWKANRSTILLGALLNPGSYLLFLFALEQAPMARLGPLREVGTVFAAFLGILLLKEQQGRKRILCSIVIFGGILLIGMWG
- a CDS encoding DJ-1/PfpI family protein yields the protein MKTHLLLFEGYVSFEIMLASYFMKTQGEIVTVAPDRGPLRSYEGLSVNPDHLFTELNPAEVELLIIPGGDVTSLLDRQPLFEWLRALDRNGSALAAICAGTLLLGKAGLLAGRSFTTNAETEMRTITSEGHYMDANVVVDGRLVTAKAQGYVDFGIELGKVMEIYSGPEDLAETVEVFKYFGDSK
- a CDS encoding YdcF family protein, which translates into the protein MKQFMRSKGWILDIVLVVSFMLFLSFWGARFPVMFFGMLSAAFIVLRRIDYKRHVVFKRILLIGFGIAAVSFVIIEALVFTQLHSDDPEEADYVIILGSGIKGTELSLTLKQRLDASLDYIRAHPDIPVIVSGGQGPGESITEALAMRTYLVEEQGIDPGQVLMEDKSTSTQENLAFSKKIIEDAGNEHPEIMLVTSDYHMFRAKYLASKNGYASAYGISAPSPMHLKPVNMIREYFAAIKAFL
- a CDS encoding glycoside hydrolase family 43 protein translates to MSEFSLEQIHLRDPYILTVPSRKKYYLYGSIGKNVWNGPAIGFDVYESEDLVHWQGPIPCFRPAPDFWSDHHYWAPEVHEWDGRYYMFASFKAEGIPRVTGVLVADQPEGPFEIWAETLTPPEWECLDGTLHVDGQGDPWMIFCREWVQVEDGEMYAVRLKPDLSAAIGEPVLLFRASEAPWSVGSGDEGRRHVTDGPFLYRMQNDELVMMWSTMGEAGYTMGIARSLSGRPEGPWKQDETPLFAKDGGHGMLFRTLDGKLCLTIHTPNEHPKERPAIFRIAEQNGKFSLIDKLG
- a CDS encoding metallophosphoesterase family protein; translation: MKQPLAFGKNGSFTIVQFTDLHWKDGRPEDERTRRMMETIVEAERPDLVVFTGDVIYTGPVDPGNQPCEHPEQAFRDAVSAIEERGIPWAFVYGNHDAENRITQQGLMDVIQEHDHSVTEPGPTSIAGLGNYALSIAGTDGKAAAQLYFLDSGAYSQIESIPGYGWVQPNQLQWLMDESTRANPGRARGEKLPALAFFHIPIPEYQYMWDTQTCYGVKHEPVCSAQVNSGLFAAMLEMGDVMGTFCGHDHVNDFHGTYHGIRLCYGRSSGHSTYGRDGMLRGARVIRLQEGQRSFDTWLRLEDGSTVAEQPEHAPETAAGQQQA
- a CDS encoding nucleotidyltransferase family protein, with translation MIRLEDRLKEDISEYAQLLQDLRRVRALGLPQCYIGAGYIRNYIWDRLHGYKHRDSHTDIDVVYYDPEDVREERDVQIENVLRRETGNPLWSVKNQARMHLRNGTEPYQSTSDALRHWPEVVTAVGARLNEQDQLDICAPHGLEDLYGLIVRRSPFFADRSAYLRRVEGKNWHLQWPKLTIIRD